The Eriocheir sinensis breed Jianghai 21 unplaced genomic scaffold, ASM2467909v1 Scaffold47, whole genome shotgun sequence genome includes the window TATTCTGTCACTTGTCCCACCACTtttggaacaaaaaaaaaactgttggaaattaatgttatatatGTATCTCTTATATTCTTCCAATACCTCACAAATAAACTACGTCGACACCCAGGCCCGTGGACTGTGCAGACTACCTCATGGCCGGAGCGACTTCTAGCGGAGTTTACGAGATCTACCCCTTCTCGTAAGTGTGCTTGAGTGTGTGTATTCCAATACGCCAAACCTCAGTCACCCATAGTCATAAATGATCATTAAGGAAGTGAACGTACGAAAAAATACCTATTTGTTCTTCGTAATGATTattgaggaaaggtaggaagagaaacGTGGCACTGAATGAAGACAAAACCACAACTGTCGCTGAGCCAAGTCAGTACATGAGCTCCCCCTTCGCTTCGTCCCGACAGGTGCACGTGCGCCAGGTCGGTGAGGGTCTGGTGCGACATGGAGACGGACGGCGGCGGCTGGACGGTGTTCCTGAAGCGCCAGAACCAGACGAATCAACTTGACTTTAACCGCACGTGGCTCGAGTACAAGGAAGGCTTCGGCTACCCTGAGCAGGAGTACTGGCTGGGTGGGTATGGCAGGggtactgactgggtgggtgtggcaggggtactgactgggtgggtgtggcaggggtactgactcggtgggtgtggcaggggtactgactcggtgggtgtggcaggggtactgactcggtgggtgtggcaggggtactgactcggtgggtgtggcaggggtactgactcggtgggtgtggcaggggtactgactcggtgggtgtggcaggggtactgactcggtgggtgtggcaggggtactgactcggtgggtgtggcaggggtactgactcggtgggtgtggcaggggtactgactgggtgggtgtggcaggggtactgactcggtgggtgtggcaggggtactgactgagtgggtgtggcagggctaatggctgggtgggtgtggcagggctaatggctgggtgggtgtggctggagcactggctgggtgggtgtggcagggctaatggctgggtgggtgtggctggagcactggctgggtgggtgtggcagggctaatggctgggtgggtgtggctggagcactggctgggtgggtgtggcagggctaatggctgggtgggtgtggctggagcactggctgggtgggtgtggcagggctaatggctgggtgggtgtggctggAGCACTGGCTGGGTGGGAGGTCTGTTACCAGCTTTGAAAGTGAACGCCAACTCTGGCTACGTGGGACGCTTTCCGGACGCCGCTCCTCCTTACAGGGTTGTTTCTTTACGAGAAAACCGCGAGTGCAGGAGACCGAGGGGACGCCCACGTGACTCATGGATGGGGAAAGTCGATCGATCTTTGAGGGGGCTTAGAATGGGTAGGACATCTGCGTGGAGGCTTGCCCGGGTTGATGTTTGGGGGTAGagtcggcgggtgagtgaagcgacgcgcctccTGGGGTATGCTCCCTGCTCATTACCCACTTTTCTTTCTACGTACCCACATTTCTTCCTACTTACACAttgttcttcctatctttttttatattttaagttCGGCCTGTTGAACAGGTAGGCTGTCTTGATGGGGCCTGCAGGTAGGCCTCAGCCTGTTCGATGTGCACGCAAGTGTTTATTGTGACACCAttttgtttggctcatgctgccccccggaactcctcatTGCTACACTGTAAAAAGTTTCGccagagtccgagttgataggtggtcttcaggacaacatgaacatagttttaagccactcggcgatgactgaaaattgtcagcttgtagcggcgggctgGACTTGAACTCGGGCCCTCCAGGACactgcgcccgcacgctgaccactcagccgcctcctacctacccacttttcttcctacttaaCCACTTTTCGTCCCCAGGCAACAATCAGCTTCACCAGATGACATTCAGCCGCGAGTACACCATCCGTCTCGACGTCGAGTCTACTTCTGGAGGTACTGATTATTCCACTTACGATCGCTTTAAGGTCGGCGCAGAAGACAGCAGgtgagcaaaaagaaagaaagaaaacaatggaagaaaaatgaacacCTATATGTAAGAGAAGTAATAAAGATTGAAAGACTTTGCATTCAAATATGAGAACAAATTAATACATTTAGGCAACACGTCCAGAGTCACGGTACTTATATTATAGTATGAGCATGCAGGCCATGTTTGTTATTTTCCCTTGACTGGACATCCGAATCTCGACAGGTACCAAGTCACGGTGAGCGGCAGCCTCGTAGGGGGCACAAATCTCATCTCTTGCTTCCAATCCTTGGGCGGCCGCCATTTCAGTACACGTGACAGGGACTACGACTCGTACGGTGGTAAGTGAGCGCGAAATATTAATTCAGAATATCAATTATCTTATTACCGCATTCAGGTCATAATAAACCTCGCGTTTTGCTTCAGGTAACTGTGCGGCCAATAAGGGAGGCGGGTGGTGGTACTACAACTGCAGGAACTTTAACCCAACCAGCGCCTACAACGGCTCCCTCACCGTGTCGTGCTACCACTGGTACAACAGCAGATACCAGGACAACTTGAAGAACCTCCAAGTCAAGATCAGGCCGGCCATCTGCGACTCGACGATTAAGACCATCCACCTGAAGGACAACAGCTGTGACTGCCAGGAGCCACGCACGCCGCAGTGATGACCTTGTTCCAGGGCGAGACTTGTCGGTTTACACCACTCTGAGGCATACTGAACAGAATTCTTAGATACCTATACAGAATTAAAGAGCTGCTTTCAATGCAcagtaaaaaaaaacttattaaccATTAATATTGCTGTAAATACTTCAAGAAAGTGTGTTGGTTAATCGGATTATCAGAAAACAACTTCCATAGTAAATTCCTTGTCACAAAAACGTATAAATATTGAATCATTTTTCGCAGAGCATTCGGCATTAACCATTCAGACACTTCTTACACGCAGGGACCTTCCACAGTCAACGTAAAGTATCCTAACACAAGCTACCCAATGGTCGTTGCCCTATCATTTTTTACTGTTAAAACACCAGTTATACCACGACCAGGTTTACCTCATGATAGTGTCGAGATCATCACCCTAGCATACACGACGATATGATTGTATTGCTCTTTAGCAACTCTTTGGGTCATATTCCGGTCTGTTCCATCAACAAAATCTTGACAGCATCCTGTgagcctttctcttcctcatggAGTTTATTATGTAGGTATTATCTTGCAGACATTAAGAAACACAGGGAGTTGCCTATTTTACTATCGATGAGTATACTAATAATCAAAGTTTATCAACGCCAAAACAGTTTTCTGAACGTAATGCTTCTAATCTACAATGAACAACAAATCGTACTAATCACCAGACGAGAATTAGCCTATATTCTCTGCTACGTGGTTCAcctttacctatttttttctgctGTAGGCCTACTGAGTCACAAGGTAATGTAGAGGCACAGGTGGTCAACGGAGCCTGTTAAAACATCGGCCAGATATGTTCTCATTATGATGATGCTTGTCTTCCACTGCTTGGCGCCGATGCTTCTCTTTAAACAAGTTGTACAAGTTTATACAAGGGCCTTCCTCGCCCCTCGCTGCCCACtccacccctcacacacccttccacactgtccatctctctctctcactcacttactcatcaCTCACtcaagccccccacacacacaccttactgcCCTTCTCACCCATCACACACCATCCTCACTATCTCCCTTACCTCTCATACACACCCTCTCAACCTGTCCTTGTCACGTCTTAGATAATGAAAGACATCGTCCATAGTGTTCTCACCCCCTTCCCATACTCTCAGCACCCTCACTGTCTTAGTCCTGTCATCCCTCATACATCACCCATACTGGTCTCATCACCCTTCACACGCCCTTCCACACTTCCTGCACGTGCCATCAGTAAACCATATGCTTTTTGCCCTTGTACGCCTCGCTCTTTGCTGCCTTGCTGCCCAAACTCTAATACGTCTTGAGCTATAAAAATGAAGCCGTGGGTAATGTGACAAAGGACGACCCATGGAGAGGACGGAGAAGAAAATACAAGGGCTTACGCTCTTTTGGATTGCCTGGTCATCCCGAATACATAATCAAGCCaaaagtataaatataaatagatagataagtaaacagctacgagagagagagagagagagagagagagagagagagagagagagagatagtgtgagagagagagagatagagagagagagagagagagagagagagagagagagagagagagagagagagagagagagagagagagagagagagagagagagagagagagagagagagagagagagagagagagagagagagagagagagagagagagagagagagagagagagctcctcttactgatagtcttctacctcttaaattccgccgccatgttgcttctctttctatcttctatcgatattttcatgctgactgctcttctgaactcgctaactgcatgccctatcccccctcccgcggccacgctgcacacgactttctactcatgctcatccatatactgcccaaaccccttatgcaagagttaaccaacatctccattctttcatccccttcattggtaaactctggaacagtcttacttcgtctgtgtttcctcctgcctatgacttgacctctttcaagaagagtgtatcaagacacctctccacccgagattgacctctcttttggctactctttactttttacttttgtgggagcggcgagtagcgggctttgttttttggtactctttttgttgctcttgagccgcatcctttgatgtagaaaaaaaaaatatgttgaacATCTTCAAGTAGAGGGTGAATTAATCTGTGAATAGGAAGCATATATATCTTATGGTCTTGGTTATAAAGGAAGGTATATGCCAACTGCCACCTTCCGTTTTAGTGTTTTAGAACTGAACTAATGCAAGGAGGCCAGCCACGTGTGCTGCGCCGAGGCCCAGGAACGCCTAACACGGGGTCATCAAGCACGGGCCGCGCCACATTCCTGGGCCCGAGAGGATGCTCACTGGGTGgctaaatatctataaaaaaaaaagctaaattcaGGACGGCGAGGAGGCTCAGGGCTCTGAGGACCGTTGTTGAAATTTTAAATTGGCCTCGATTGTATTGCTTGAAAAAGAACGGAGTCACAGTAACAAAAGACTGAAGAGAACTGTTCCGAACAACACTTGTGGAGTCACGAGTCTTTGACCAAGACTTAGAGCTTACTATTACCATAAAAAAATAGTGAGTGGAGCAAGGACAAAGCGACTATAACCTTAGATGTGATTATGAAATAGACAACCCTTGAGCTCAACGTATTGCCGGAAACACTAAGTCCGTGACAGATCGCCGGTCAAGTATAAATTATTAAAAACGAAGCTAATTTAATTCAGTCTCGTGTAGAGTGACTGTAACACGCTTTATAGTTTTTTATTAAAGGACATTCTATAgtagctcctcttcctctgtcgttttgttttgatttttgaagtgggagggggggggaggggcagcgtCTTGTGGTGGCTCTTTCTTCTGATCTATCTCTCTTGCCCAAATAGCTCCAATCGATTGATGGTCAactataacattaaaaaaaaaaatctgcctcCTGTACcgctggaaaaaaaaatcacacgagTACACCCACGGCCGGCCTGGCACAGTGGTCTGCCCCTCCGGCTGCTGCGCCGCCCACGCCTGAATGGCTCTCAATGAGGTAAACACAGGTAACACAAACGCAGGAGTACTCTGCAAAAATCAGTTCATTTTAAACGTAATAATCTAGGAAAATGATTTAGCTCAATATTTGCGCAGGTGTTTGGCTTCATAATTATGGTCGCATCCAGGGACAACAtatcatcgagaaaagaaaaatcaagtTCAATCACACGAGTATTCGCAATCTTTCCAACATGCAAGGATGAAGAGATGCATAAATGATTCATAAATGGAATAATGCGAAAGATCTTTTTAAAACACTCCTGCCTTTCTTAAATGAAGAGATATGTGGCCGAGAAATTGTCGTTCATCAGAATCTATTCGTTGCCAGAGAAGACggaaaaaaatgcaataatactTAATTGAAACGAAGTGCAGAATTAAGAAACCTTTGTATTCTTATAGACCAGCAAAATTACTCGCCTTTGATGTGGGTTGGGGTGGCACCTGAAAAAGAAAAGTTACGTTTGACCTATAAATTGACTGGTTTTCGTCAGGGTGGTTACTGACCTTGGAAAATGTGATGCTaagaatgatgacgatgatgagtatcgtaagagtgatgatgatgatgatattattattattattattattattattattattattattattattattattattattattattattattacaataataataaaagaggagagggaaaaaatggctTTGAATATCTGACCATTACCTTCACCAACAATACCGTTAGGAAGGGTAGTCCACACTATGACTGTGGAGGGTAGAAAGCTTCTCGAATATTGCGACCCATTAAAACGTATACTtccagggaggcggtggccgagtggtcagcgtgcgggcgaggtgagcccgtggacctaggttcgagtcccatcgaaacacactgatttttcaCACCATCGCCGagcggcggaagattacccacatgctgcccagatcttcaatcaaccctaacttcagcg containing:
- the LOC126992461 gene encoding microfibril-associated glycoprotein 4-like isoform X6; this encodes MKVVSLSLWVVMLGAAGVLAEQADERQIQTDPRMDSWTWTFEETDTTTDTPTDTPTDTWRTTSTWTTPGTPAETPTEPPSVNIIGRPVDCADYLMAGATSSGVYEIYPFSCTCARSVRVWCDMETDGGGWTVFLKRQNQTNQLDFNRTWLEYKEGFGYPEQEYWLGNNQLHQMTFSREYTIRLDVESTSGGTDYSTYDRFKVGAEDSRYQVTVSGSLVGGTNLISCFQSLGGRHFSTRDRDYDSYGGNCAANKGGGWWYYNCRNFNPTSAYNGSLTVSCYHWYNSRYQDNLKNLQVKIRPAICDSTIKTIHLKDNSCDCQEPRTPQ